A single region of the Acidobacteriota bacterium genome encodes:
- a CDS encoding immune inhibitor A — translation MPLILLFGLYLVLTGSPLRGADKDPAAIVESLAHLRFDELGHPQIQSDSVRPVRSSPDRPHRLLIIPVQFSDLRFERFRGEADAEEKNRRYLQELLFSENLRQPRTKTLTHYYHHQSRGRYFVTGTVFSLVTVDKPLSHYGRPSRLSDGEWRNDNSPESLVEDAFRAAYAARPDFPWGDFDVWDPTDYDGDGVSEEPDGYIDHFVLVYAGKGQSSCQGLYKLSEKFTPNAPADLVNRLSPRERECADRIWPHRYALSKNLGRGPALEGITNDRGGIPVREGLWVYDYNMQSEYTSVSTFIHEFGHSLGLPDIYARRTNNSTAAWDAMSSTAGRYPQELSAWSRMMLGWLEPCVLRPPEFGGAGSRSFHLKTMNDWSGTPGGSRPPGLCDAVMVILPPKVRSLDLGPLTSRHQRQAVYTGQGNEMNRYLSRTFDLTGVGEKPILEFDLWFEIEGDYDYLYVEASTDGLNYRRLLPTDKDSAEDSQSIMPSRKGHDGDGTLPGFTGRSGDLDADGKVESAPGCDPSRPKQLAEDRVGGEKDPCEIGQWIRARFDLSAYRGKKVEIRFHYFTDMAAVEAGALIDNLKLEAVGFSEDFESSGLTGWEVEGFSLSGGVHRLPVPHFYVLEYRDPWQDFESAFNYDSTLRRESQIFYRDPQSGEFRAFDVRYRSGVVLWYANGSFLWSQNEPSMQGPGQGFLLVVDSIPQEYRYPAVPERYFKREKDRSYYEFDEKAQEWLRRNYLDVLCFQRRPEYFPPDLPAIDREACRQAEDGPPLERLRFGDKKLIYGYTLYNELLPGPDRSPYRGTTNLVDIRLRKNRLTYRLYDRLLRHNHSADAPFALEPFRDGIVLYREEKGQMVPFDGVDFPALHEFSDSDPARYLNPHLPFGSARVPTAGFGFRLVRPGSGAPQGARVKVEMNWSRRP, via the coding sequence ATGCCGTTGATCCTGCTGTTCGGGCTGTACCTGGTCCTCACGGGCTCGCCGCTGCGGGGAGCCGACAAGGACCCGGCGGCCATCGTCGAGTCCCTGGCCCATCTGCGGTTCGATGAGCTGGGACATCCCCAGATTCAATCCGATTCGGTGCGTCCCGTGCGCAGCAGTCCCGATCGCCCGCACCGGCTGCTCATCATCCCGGTCCAGTTCTCCGACCTCCGTTTCGAGCGCTTCCGGGGAGAAGCGGATGCCGAGGAGAAGAACCGCCGTTACCTGCAGGAGCTGCTCTTCTCGGAAAACCTCCGGCAGCCTCGGACCAAGACCCTGACCCATTACTACCATCACCAGTCGCGCGGGAGGTATTTCGTGACCGGGACGGTCTTTTCCCTGGTCACCGTGGACAAACCGCTCTCCCACTACGGCCGTCCCTCCCGCCTCTCGGACGGGGAATGGCGGAACGACAACTCGCCCGAGAGCCTTGTGGAAGACGCCTTCCGCGCCGCCTACGCGGCCCGTCCCGACTTCCCCTGGGGGGACTTCGACGTCTGGGACCCCACCGACTACGACGGCGACGGGGTCTCGGAAGAACCGGACGGCTACATCGACCACTTCGTCCTGGTCTACGCCGGGAAGGGCCAGTCCTCGTGCCAGGGCCTCTACAAGCTCTCGGAGAAATTCACCCCAAACGCGCCCGCCGACCTGGTGAACCGGCTCAGCCCCCGGGAGCGGGAGTGCGCCGACCGGATCTGGCCCCACCGTTACGCCCTGAGCAAGAACCTGGGCCGGGGTCCGGCGTTGGAGGGCATCACCAACGACCGCGGCGGGATTCCGGTTCGCGAGGGGCTCTGGGTCTACGACTACAACATGCAGTCCGAGTACACCTCCGTCTCCACCTTCATCCACGAATTCGGCCATTCACTTGGACTGCCGGACATCTACGCCCGCCGGACCAACAACTCCACCGCGGCCTGGGACGCCATGAGCAGCACGGCGGGAAGGTATCCGCAGGAGCTGAGCGCCTGGTCCCGGATGATGCTGGGGTGGCTGGAGCCCTGCGTGCTTCGGCCCCCGGAGTTCGGGGGAGCCGGGAGCCGCTCGTTTCACCTCAAGACCATGAACGACTGGTCCGGCACGCCTGGCGGGAGCCGTCCCCCAGGGCTGTGCGACGCCGTCATGGTGATCCTTCCCCCCAAGGTCCGGTCGTTGGACCTGGGGCCTCTGACCTCCCGCCATCAGCGGCAGGCCGTCTACACGGGGCAGGGAAACGAGATGAATCGATACCTCTCCCGGACGTTCGATCTGACCGGGGTCGGGGAAAAGCCCATCCTGGAGTTCGACCTCTGGTTCGAGATCGAAGGAGACTACGACTATCTCTACGTGGAGGCTTCCACCGACGGGTTGAACTACCGGCGCCTTCTGCCTACGGACAAGGACTCGGCGGAGGACTCCCAGAGCATCATGCCGTCCCGAAAGGGTCATGACGGCGACGGCACCCTCCCCGGTTTCACGGGCCGCAGCGGCGATCTGGACGCCGACGGCAAGGTGGAATCGGCGCCCGGGTGCGATCCGTCCCGTCCCAAGCAGTTGGCCGAGGACCGGGTGGGGGGAGAGAAAGACCCGTGCGAGATCGGGCAATGGATACGCGCCCGCTTCGACCTGTCGGCCTACCGGGGCAAGAAGGTCGAGATCCGCTTCCACTACTTCACCGACATGGCCGCGGTGGAGGCGGGAGCCCTCATCGACAACCTCAAGCTCGAGGCCGTGGGTTTCTCCGAAGATTTCGAAAGTTCAGGCCTGACCGGATGGGAGGTGGAAGGATTCAGTCTTTCGGGAGGCGTCCACCGGCTCCCGGTCCCCCATTTCTACGTGCTGGAGTACCGGGACCCGTGGCAGGACTTCGAATCGGCTTTCAACTACGACAGCACATTGCGCCGCGAGTCGCAGATATTTTATCGGGATCCGCAAAGCGGCGAGTTCCGGGCCTTCGATGTCCGCTACCGGTCCGGGGTGGTGCTCTGGTATGCCAACGGCTCTTTTCTCTGGAGCCAGAACGAACCCTCCATGCAGGGTCCCGGCCAGGGTTTTCTGTTGGTCGTGGACTCGATTCCCCAGGAGTACCGTTATCCGGCCGTGCCGGAGCGGTATTTCAAGCGGGAGAAGGATCGAAGCTACTATGAGTTCGACGAAAAGGCCCAGGAGTGGCTGCGCCGAAACTACCTGGATGTGCTCTGTTTCCAGCGCCGTCCGGAGTACTTTCCCCCCGACCTGCCCGCGATCGACCGGGAAGCGTGCCGCCAGGCGGAGGACGGGCCGCCTCTGGAACGTCTCCGGTTCGGGGACAAGAAACTGATCTACGGCTACACGCTCTACAACGAGTTGTTGCCGGGACCGGACCGGAGCCCTTACCGTGGAACCACCAACCTGGTCGATATTCGTCTACGGAAGAACCGTCTGACCTACCGGCTCTACGACCGGTTGCTCCGCCACAATCACTCGGCGGACGCGCCCTTCGCCCTGGAGCCGTTCCGGGATGGGATCGTCCTCTATCGGGAGGAAAAGGGGCAGATGGTCCCCTTCGACGGCGTCGACTTTCCGGCCCTCCACGAGTTCAGCGACTCCGATCCCGCCCGCTATCTGAACCCGCACCTCCCCTTCGGCAGCGCCCGGGTTCCCACTGCAGGATTCGGATTTCGACTGGTGAGACCGGGTTCGGGCGCTCCTCAGGGTGCCCGGGTGAAGGTGGAGATGAACTGGAGCCGGCGGCCGTGA
- a CDS encoding VCBS repeat-containing protein, whose protein sequence is MHKSLTVVVFLTALAGPALGRDDYESWITHSSFEDFASGRIADGGTNLYIARSGQLEMTYRWDLNNDGYLDLLVIQDHNPLENTDALVYWGRKGGPESILPPLPGHQPLARLLRQIRIRDRGVTRLPSDGGGRSLVVDLNHDGYPELVFCNFIHNYSVHMMALIYWGSPDGYQRGRRTELPTLLAGGLAAGDFNGDGWIDLAFSNRGIEGGERFGFDLHLESYVYWNGPRGFRNEDRAVLATTSAADVAAADVNRDGYSDLLFANNNSKHQSLVLYRGGPEGFQAPGEQWQGGDAVGATLAEVSGDRNPDLILAHKDDRVTIHKGTGQGISRETWVEVPSLGAKDSRVGDLNRDGRPDLILPNESGEASYIYWGGQDGYSPDRRQELPTLAATDAVLADYNEDGWVDLAFSNNHDGATRDVASYLYWNGPDGFHAAYRRELQGFGAVSLAAADMDLDGHQDLALINQNSGSQGPIDSVVYWGNPRHHYSPAAASIIPSKGGLATTADLDQDGWVDLIFPDGSIFGGGSNGFRLQTKLEMEPSNGVIVGDLNRDGYLDLIYIVGGVYRDLAPTARILWGAKNGYDPSRRTDLKLGIRIGQAGRVADFNKDGALDLIFTDVDSGHVDLFWGNLVSGYSQDNHTVLKIQPTSSPEIADLNGDGWLDLIFGGGWDPERFGRPTRQAILVWGGRDGFHSDRITELEAFDSLEQAVADLNRDGHLDIVMTNYHAYHTRTLPAFIYWGADGGSYSESRRTSLPAESSSALTVADMNQDSWLDLVVFNHLERGDHSVGSNIYWGGADGYSYDRRHWFQTFGPHFGRLRDVGNIYDRRLREEYVSAALEAPAGKSPGRLRWKALTPHGTGVRFQVRSASSQAALESSPWRGPEGPASYFRQSGTALRLPPGEGWLQYRAILTTPDGGSTPVLQEVAIDVGRQ, encoded by the coding sequence ATGCACAAATCGCTGACGGTAGTGGTGTTCCTGACGGCGCTGGCCGGACCGGCTCTGGGCCGGGACGACTACGAGAGTTGGATCACCCACTCCAGCTTCGAGGACTTCGCCTCCGGGCGGATCGCCGACGGCGGGACCAATCTCTACATCGCCCGTTCGGGACAACTGGAGATGACCTACCGTTGGGACCTGAACAACGACGGCTACCTGGACCTCCTGGTGATCCAGGACCACAACCCCTTGGAAAACACCGACGCCCTGGTCTATTGGGGCAGGAAGGGGGGACCGGAATCGATACTGCCTCCGTTGCCCGGCCATCAGCCGCTGGCCCGGCTGTTGAGGCAGATCCGGATTCGCGACCGGGGAGTCACCCGTTTGCCCAGTGACGGAGGCGGCCGTTCCCTGGTGGTGGACCTGAATCACGACGGCTATCCGGAGCTGGTCTTCTGCAACTTCATTCACAACTACTCGGTTCACATGATGGCCCTCATCTATTGGGGCAGCCCGGACGGCTACCAACGGGGCCGTCGCACCGAGCTTCCCACGCTTCTGGCCGGGGGATTGGCGGCGGGCGACTTCAACGGGGACGGCTGGATCGATCTGGCCTTCTCCAACCGGGGGATCGAGGGGGGCGAACGTTTTGGGTTCGACCTCCACCTGGAGTCCTACGTCTACTGGAACGGGCCCCGGGGTTTTCGGAATGAGGACCGCGCCGTGCTGGCCACCACCAGCGCGGCCGACGTGGCGGCGGCGGACGTGAACCGGGACGGCTACTCCGATCTCCTCTTCGCCAACAACAATTCGAAGCACCAGAGCCTTGTCCTGTACCGGGGCGGGCCCGAAGGGTTCCAGGCGCCCGGGGAACAATGGCAGGGAGGAGACGCCGTCGGAGCGACCTTGGCAGAGGTTTCCGGCGACCGGAATCCGGACCTGATCCTGGCCCACAAGGACGACCGGGTGACGATTCACAAGGGTACCGGCCAGGGAATCTCCCGCGAGACCTGGGTCGAGGTCCCGTCGCTGGGCGCGAAAGACAGTCGAGTCGGGGACCTGAACCGGGACGGACGACCCGACCTGATCCTGCCCAACGAGAGTGGAGAAGCGTCCTACATCTACTGGGGAGGACAGGATGGATACTCTCCGGACAGACGCCAGGAACTTCCCACGCTGGCCGCCACCGACGCCGTGCTGGCCGACTACAACGAAGACGGTTGGGTCGATCTGGCTTTTTCCAACAATCACGACGGCGCGACCCGCGACGTTGCCTCCTATCTCTACTGGAACGGTCCCGATGGATTCCACGCCGCCTATCGCCGTGAGCTCCAGGGCTTCGGCGCCGTGAGCCTGGCCGCCGCCGACATGGACCTGGACGGGCACCAGGACCTGGCCCTCATCAACCAGAACAGCGGGTCCCAAGGCCCCATCGACTCGGTGGTCTACTGGGGCAACCCCAGGCACCATTACTCTCCCGCCGCGGCCAGCATCATTCCCTCCAAGGGGGGGTTGGCGACCACGGCCGACCTGGACCAGGATGGCTGGGTGGATCTCATCTTTCCCGACGGCTCCATCTTCGGCGGCGGCTCCAACGGCTTCCGCTTGCAGACGAAACTGGAGATGGAGCCGTCCAACGGTGTCATCGTCGGCGATCTGAACCGGGACGGCTACCTGGACCTGATCTACATCGTCGGAGGCGTCTATCGGGACCTGGCTCCGACGGCTCGAATCCTCTGGGGCGCCAAGAACGGCTACGATCCGTCGCGCCGAACCGACCTGAAGCTGGGAATCCGCATCGGACAGGCGGGCCGGGTCGCCGATTTCAACAAGGATGGGGCCCTGGATCTCATCTTCACCGACGTGGATTCGGGACACGTGGATCTCTTTTGGGGGAACCTCGTGTCAGGGTACAGCCAGGACAACCATACGGTCCTGAAGATCCAACCCACGTCCAGTCCCGAGATCGCCGACCTGAACGGCGACGGCTGGCTGGATCTGATCTTCGGAGGGGGTTGGGATCCCGAGCGGTTCGGACGCCCCACACGCCAGGCGATTCTGGTCTGGGGAGGAAGGGACGGCTTCCATTCGGACCGGATCACCGAGCTCGAGGCCTTCGACTCCTTGGAGCAGGCGGTGGCGGATTTGAATCGAGACGGGCATCTGGACATCGTCATGACCAACTACCACGCCTACCACACGCGGACCCTGCCCGCCTTCATCTACTGGGGTGCGGACGGGGGCTCCTACAGCGAATCGCGCCGCACCAGCCTGCCGGCGGAATCCTCCAGCGCCTTGACCGTCGCCGACATGAATCAGGACTCGTGGCTGGATCTGGTGGTCTTCAACCACTTGGAACGGGGGGACCATTCGGTGGGCAGCAACATCTATTGGGGAGGCGCGGACGGCTACTCCTACGATCGCCGGCATTGGTTCCAGACCTTCGGACCCCACTTCGGACGGCTCCGGGACGTGGGGAACATCTACGACCGCAGACTGCGGGAGGAGTACGTCTCCGCAGCCCTGGAGGCGCCCGCCGGCAAGAGCCCCGGGCGGCTCCGGTGGAAGGCCCTGACCCCCCATGGGACCGGTGTCCGATTCCAGGTTCGAAGCGCTTCGTCCCAGGCGGCGCTGGAATCGAGTCCATGGAGAGGGCCGGAGGGACCTGCCAGCTATTTCCGGCAATCGGGAACGGCGTTGCGGTTGCCCCCGGGAGAGGGCTGGCTCCAGTATCGCGCGATTCTGACGACTCCGGACGGCGGCAGCACGCCGGTGCTTCAGGAGGTCGCCATCGACGTCGGACGCCAATAG
- a CDS encoding HPF/RaiA family ribosome-associated protein — translation MKIEVQGRRLRLDPSLQSLIGRQSAKVRKLLPSFKPHDLDLRVVVEMLPRGRQCETVLVLMVPQTAIRVRETANNPATSITHAFHELVRRVQKFKSRLAAR, via the coding sequence ATGAAGATCGAGGTTCAAGGCCGCCGACTGCGGCTGGATCCCAGCCTACAGAGTCTGATCGGCAGACAGAGCGCCAAGGTCCGCAAGCTTCTGCCCAGCTTCAAGCCTCACGATCTGGATCTGCGAGTCGTGGTCGAGATGCTGCCTCGGGGACGGCAGTGTGAAACGGTGCTGGTATTGATGGTTCCGCAGACGGCCATCCGGGTCCGGGAAACCGCCAACAACCCTGCCACCAGCATCACCCATGCGTTTCACGAGTTGGTGCGGCGGGTTCAGAAATTCAAGAGCCGGCTGGCGGCGCGTTAA
- a CDS encoding RNA methyltransferase, with translation MIETELARRLSVVLVGTRNPGNIGSAARAMVNMGLCRLKLVRPVAEWGEEARMMASGALDRMDPIQVHTSFDESVAGVQVLVGTTSGRERRTHQPVYTPRRIAPLLKRHARTQEVALLFGPENRGLTDLQLSRCRYLVTVPSNDAFPVLNLAQAVMVLAYEINTCGEADRDVQPDLVTHGQRERMFRHMERVLIRIGFLSSSNPDHVMKAIRRFLGRADLSERDVRILRGIFSQVEWYERQGDRLPADQVRKP, from the coding sequence ATGATCGAAACCGAGTTGGCCCGGCGCCTGTCGGTCGTCCTGGTCGGAACCCGAAACCCCGGCAACATCGGTTCGGCGGCCCGCGCCATGGTCAACATGGGCCTTTGCCGCCTCAAGCTGGTCCGCCCGGTGGCGGAGTGGGGGGAGGAGGCCAGGATGATGGCCTCGGGAGCCCTGGATCGGATGGACCCGATCCAGGTGCACACCTCGTTCGATGAATCGGTGGCGGGAGTTCAGGTTCTGGTGGGCACCACCTCCGGCCGGGAGAGAAGAACCCATCAGCCGGTCTACACGCCGCGCCGGATCGCCCCGCTTCTGAAGCGGCATGCCCGAACCCAGGAGGTGGCGCTTCTCTTCGGTCCCGAGAACCGGGGACTCACCGACCTTCAGCTCTCCCGCTGCCGGTACCTGGTGACGGTGCCTTCCAACGACGCTTTCCCGGTGTTGAACCTGGCTCAGGCCGTCATGGTCCTCGCGTACGAGATCAACACCTGCGGGGAAGCGGATCGCGACGTCCAACCCGACCTCGTCACCCACGGCCAACGGGAGCGAATGTTCCGTCACATGGAGCGGGTGCTGATCCGTATCGGCTTCCTGAGCTCGTCGAATCCGGACCACGTCATGAAGGCCATTCGCCGGTTCCTGGGGCGAGCGGACCTGTCCGAACGGGACGTCCGGATCCTGAGAGGCATCTTCAGCCAAGTGGAATGGTACGAGCGGCAAGGAGACCGGCTTCCAGCCGATCAGGTGCGCAAACCGTGA
- a CDS encoding DUF1015 domain-containing protein has product MARLFPFRGYRYDSRLVPRLDDVVTQPYDKITPGMLRRYLRKDPRNIARVIKNRDYADAARNLADWIESGVMLRDGAPSFYPYRQVFEIQGQSHARLGFIGLISLDEADLAVRGHERVLRGPLEDRLNLIRHTEANEGLIFMLYSDPELSVDRLLARFTESTEPVIQVRDEYGVRHELWQLTQSDLQTDMAAALMRHRLYIADGHHRFQTSVEYRNECLAQGWRTSGPESFDKRMIGLFNMESPGLKVLATHRGIKNVDESRIGRLRAGLEPFFQVDSVSSAEDPATLLEGQGHRAGLVLNGSDQAFLLRLRERSASDPSFMPGIQGPARSLDVNILHEGILDPLLGIGAEELSSQNYVEYFRDPGELTAKVRKGELQAGFLLNATRLGQVREISDLGQKMPQKSTDFYPKLLTGLALMKMEMAKGPE; this is encoded by the coding sequence ATGGCAAGACTATTTCCCTTTCGAGGCTACCGCTACGACTCCCGTCTGGTCCCGCGATTGGACGATGTTGTCACCCAGCCCTACGACAAGATCACTCCCGGCATGCTCCGGCGCTACCTCCGGAAGGACCCCCGGAACATCGCCCGGGTCATCAAGAATCGGGACTACGCCGACGCGGCGCGAAATCTCGCCGATTGGATCGAATCGGGGGTCATGCTGCGCGACGGGGCCCCGTCGTTCTACCCCTACCGGCAGGTCTTCGAGATCCAGGGGCAATCCCACGCCCGGTTGGGTTTCATCGGCCTGATCTCTCTGGACGAGGCGGACCTGGCCGTCCGCGGACACGAAAGGGTGCTTCGCGGGCCACTTGAGGACCGTCTCAACCTGATTCGCCACACCGAGGCCAACGAGGGGCTCATCTTCATGCTCTATTCGGACCCTGAACTGTCCGTGGACCGGTTGCTCGCCCGATTCACCGAGTCCACGGAACCCGTGATCCAGGTCCGGGACGAGTACGGGGTGCGGCACGAGTTGTGGCAGCTCACCCAGTCGGACCTCCAAACGGACATGGCCGCCGCGCTCATGAGGCACCGCCTCTACATCGCCGACGGTCATCACCGTTTCCAGACCTCGGTCGAATACCGCAACGAGTGTCTCGCCCAAGGCTGGCGAACCTCGGGTCCGGAGAGCTTCGACAAACGGATGATCGGGCTCTTCAACATGGAGAGTCCCGGACTCAAGGTCCTGGCGACGCATCGCGGAATCAAGAACGTGGACGAATCCCGGATCGGCCGCCTCCGGGCCGGTCTGGAGCCGTTCTTCCAGGTGGACAGCGTTTCCTCCGCGGAAGATCCGGCCACGCTCCTGGAGGGTCAAGGCCACCGGGCGGGTCTTGTCCTCAATGGGTCGGACCAGGCCTTTCTGCTGCGGCTCCGGGAGCGTTCCGCTTCCGACCCGTCCTTCATGCCGGGCATCCAGGGACCGGCTCGTTCATTGGACGTGAACATTCTTCACGAGGGCATTCTCGACCCGCTTCTGGGGATCGGCGCCGAGGAACTCTCCAGCCAGAACTACGTCGAATATTTCCGGGATCCCGGGGAGCTGACGGCAAAGGTCCGAAAGGGCGAGCTTCAGGCCGGATTCCTGTTGAACGCGACTCGCTTGGGACAGGTGAGGGAAATCTCCGATCTGGGCCAGAAAATGCCTCAGAAATCCACCGACTTCTATCCCAAGCTGTTGACCGGACTGGCCCTGATGAAGATGGAGATGGCGAAGGGGCCGGAGTAG
- a CDS encoding ATP-binding protein, with amino-acid sequence MRTWDSECPDCRGSGWSLVERDGTETVVSCPTCGSEDRRAQLLRRASIPDRYISKDFRAYHPDPKFSTQLEALTSSIRFAENYPQVHRGLLFSGPCGVGKTHLAVAVLKHLVLEKHVSARFVDETELLRRLQYSYGPDSPETEREVLRPLYSADLLVWDDLGAGRPTEWVAETIRTILNYRYTRRKQIVLTTNLPLKSTGGGYPENLAREQNLAERIGAPLYSRIMEMCEVVDVRGHDARTGLYKASLDAQKV; translated from the coding sequence TTGAGGACATGGGACTCGGAATGTCCCGATTGCCGGGGCTCGGGCTGGTCCCTGGTGGAGAGAGACGGGACCGAGACCGTGGTTTCCTGCCCCACCTGCGGATCTGAGGATCGCCGGGCTCAATTGCTTCGGCGGGCGAGCATCCCCGATCGCTATATTTCCAAGGATTTTCGCGCCTACCATCCGGATCCGAAATTTTCCACCCAACTGGAGGCGCTCACGAGTTCCATCCGATTCGCGGAAAACTACCCGCAGGTTCACCGGGGACTCCTCTTCAGCGGGCCTTGCGGCGTCGGCAAGACGCACTTGGCCGTCGCCGTCCTCAAGCACCTGGTCCTGGAGAAGCATGTCAGCGCCCGGTTCGTGGACGAAACCGAACTTCTCCGCAGGCTCCAGTATTCGTACGGGCCGGACTCCCCCGAAACCGAGCGGGAAGTGCTGCGTCCTCTCTATTCCGCGGACCTTCTGGTCTGGGATGATCTGGGTGCCGGCCGGCCGACGGAGTGGGTCGCGGAGACCATCCGGACGATTCTGAACTACCGGTACACTCGCCGGAAGCAAATCGTGCTCACCACCAACCTGCCCTTGAAGTCGACCGGCGGGGGCTACCCCGAAAACCTGGCAAGGGAGCAGAACCTGGCCGAGAGGATCGGCGCTCCGCTCTACTCCCGGATCATGGAGATGTGCGAAGTCGTCGATGTGCGCGGACACGACGCCCGGACGGGGCTCTACAAGGCAAGTCTGGACGCTCAGAAGGTGTAG
- a CDS encoding cob(I)yrinic acid a,c-diamide adenosyltransferase, with the protein MKIYTGRGDGGQTSLFSGERVGKDARRVEAYGTLDELNSLLGWGGAQTRCPEVSEILTALQSELFEAGADLATVGRRRRVRRLDEDDWRRLESLIDELDGKLPPLRNFVLPGGSTAASVIHLARSVCRRGERLLVRLMRTEPDVNEHLLVYLNRLSDLLFVLARYENFQAGAEETPWRPKN; encoded by the coding sequence ATGAAGATCTACACGGGCAGAGGAGATGGCGGACAGACGTCCCTGTTCAGTGGTGAAAGGGTCGGCAAGGACGCCAGGCGGGTGGAAGCCTACGGCACTCTGGATGAACTCAACTCCCTGTTGGGTTGGGGTGGGGCACAGACTCGCTGCCCCGAAGTCTCCGAGATTCTGACCGCCTTGCAGTCTGAACTCTTCGAGGCCGGCGCGGACCTCGCCACGGTGGGCCGCCGCCGCCGGGTTCGCCGCCTGGACGAGGATGACTGGAGGCGGCTGGAATCGCTGATCGATGAACTGGACGGGAAGCTGCCGCCCTTGAGGAATTTCGTGCTCCCCGGCGGTTCCACCGCAGCCTCCGTCATCCATCTGGCCCGATCGGTCTGCCGCAGGGGAGAACGCCTGCTGGTTCGCCTGATGCGGACTGAACCGGACGTCAACGAACACCTTCTGGTATACCTGAACCGGTTGTCGGATCTGCTCTTCGTGCTGGCGCGCTACGAGAATTTCCAGGCCGGCGCGGAAGAAACTCCTTGGAGACCGAAGAATTGA
- a CDS encoding glutaredoxin family protein has translation MQIRFYTRKGCHLCKTALTVLQELQKEFKFRVRLVDIDASPHLLGVYGQDIPVGEMEGREIFRHRVDKHAMREILRGRLKIRRPA, from the coding sequence GTGCAAATCAGATTCTACACGCGTAAGGGCTGCCACCTCTGCAAGACGGCGCTGACAGTATTGCAGGAACTTCAGAAGGAGTTCAAGTTCCGCGTGCGCCTCGTCGACATCGACGCTTCGCCGCATCTCCTCGGCGTGTACGGACAAGACATTCCGGTCGGTGAAATGGAGGGACGGGAAATCTTCAGGCACCGGGTCGACAAGCACGCCATGCGGGAAATCCTTCGGGGGAGGCTCAAGATCCGAAGACCGGCGTGA
- a CDS encoding electron transfer flavoprotein subunit beta/FixA family protein translates to MKVFACLKETPSRDTRYELSSDSSWIGNAEVTHEISECDEYALEEALKLKERHRGEVVLLTAGRAEAEKSMRKGLAMGADRGVLILDRERELSSPHRVAAALEKVLRDQDYDLILAGTQSDDYGYAQTGPILAHLLGLPHATIVMQIQVQEDRRSVRALREMESGWFEWVEIPLPAVLTVQAGISQIRYATLRGIMQARRKEIRKIELGGLGLDLSSLPHLEIERLYFPEQTSKAEMIEGTPDEIASTLVDRLRREAKVL, encoded by the coding sequence ATGAAGGTCTTCGCCTGCCTCAAGGAAACTCCGAGCCGGGATACCCGATACGAGCTGTCGTCCGATTCCTCCTGGATCGGGAACGCGGAAGTCACCCACGAGATCAGCGAGTGCGACGAGTACGCGCTCGAAGAAGCTCTGAAGCTCAAGGAGCGGCACCGGGGAGAGGTGGTCCTGCTGACGGCCGGACGGGCCGAAGCGGAGAAATCGATGCGCAAGGGTCTGGCCATGGGAGCCGATCGAGGCGTCCTGATACTGGACCGGGAACGTGAGCTTTCGAGTCCCCACCGGGTCGCCGCGGCTCTGGAGAAGGTTCTGCGGGACCAGGACTACGACCTGATCCTTGCCGGGACCCAATCGGACGACTACGGCTACGCCCAGACCGGGCCCATCCTGGCCCACCTTCTGGGCCTTCCCCACGCCACCATCGTCATGCAGATCCAGGTCCAGGAGGATCGGCGTAGCGTCAGGGCCCTCCGGGAGATGGAAAGCGGATGGTTCGAGTGGGTCGAGATTCCCCTCCCTGCCGTCTTGACCGTCCAGGCCGGAATCTCTCAGATCCGCTATGCGACCTTGCGGGGAATCATGCAGGCCAGGCGCAAGGAAATCCGGAAGATCGAGTTGGGCGGGCTGGGGTTGGACCTTTCTTCCCTGCCTCACTTGGAGATCGAACGCCTCTATTTCCCGGAGCAGACCAGCAAGGCGGAGATGATCGAGGGCACGCCGGATGAAATCGCCTCCACGCTGGTGGACAGGCTCAGGCGAGAGGCAAAGGTCCTGTAG